One Streptosporangium sp. NBC_01495 DNA window includes the following coding sequences:
- a CDS encoding S8 family serine peptidase encodes MSNTPRRRRSVLAGIAAALVLVLPQGVAQAALAPDKIHKTVLADLAADDKATFWVRLNSDADLSAARRAKTKTEKAEQVFQAKTELATSSQAGLRKLLTAERADFTSFWIANAIQVTGNAKLAEEIAKRPEVDRIEPSQVTKVPEPLPGKEVAKINAIEWNIDRVNAPRVWGELGVRGEGIVVANIDTGVQFDHPALAAKYRGKNADGSVDHAYNWFDPAGICSGTAPCDNNGHGTHTMGTMVGDDGGANTIGVAPGAKWIAAKGCESTSCSDASLLAAGQWVLAPTDLNGDNPRPDLAPHIVNNSWGGAGFNPWYKETVDAWVAAGIFPVFANGNVTNAGCNSSGSPGQYVASYSAGAFDVNNTIATFSTRGSGENGEIKPNLAAPGVNVRSAVTNSGYGANSGTSMAAPHLAATVALMWSASPALLGDIATTRELLDRTAIDVNDTRCGGTAADNNVWGEGRLDAFAAVQATPAGELGGLTGTVTAGGTPLAAAAVTVTGPLNRTTTTAQDGTYALPRLLAGDYELTVKKFGYDDATTVTVTVVADQTVTQDVSLTQRASGAVSGTVTAAGAAEPGATLTAVGTPVTAVADAAGRYRLTLPNGDYQLKVAPGSRCAGELTVPITVNGDLTRDVDLPRRTDTFGYTCDSAAEAYVAGTAKSALTGDDAVQQIALPFTFPFYGTGYTGAWVSTNGFLSFRESAALASNVTLPATGAPNAALYPYWDDLVLDDQSGIYTATVGTAPNRTFVVEWRNARFYADATQRVSFSALLGENGSVGYRYDSVDSERDAGIGATVGVENADGTDALQYSFNSAAIGDGQSLTFGASRHGLLAGTVTDANDGGPLAGATVKVGDVATFTTGADGTFLGQILLGDYQVEVSKENYGTFTQEVTVTAGARTLADTALATGQVTASVAELTLVQPAETTRTGTVELSNLGVTTAYTVVTDPAQGWLGVTPATGELAKGKSVTLKVTASSAGVQPGTVRTGKLLVRSASGRNPQIEILVTIVVPKHQVAVEVGGTKDVVDATGDRWTADRKHSTGGHGYVGTSTKTNTASRTITGTTEQALFRSVREGMLEYRFDQVPNGTYAVELGFAETRGKREGQRVFDVIVEGQLAIPALDLALETGAYTATTRQYTVKVTDGQLNVRFAKRIGDTVLNSVRISERPDKATP; translated from the coding sequence GTGTCAAACACCCCTCGACGCCGGCGATCGGTCCTGGCCGGGATCGCCGCCGCTCTCGTGCTCGTGCTTCCTCAGGGCGTGGCCCAGGCCGCACTCGCCCCAGACAAGATTCACAAGACCGTGCTGGCGGATCTGGCCGCGGACGACAAGGCCACCTTCTGGGTACGCCTGAACAGCGACGCCGATCTCAGCGCGGCCCGCAGGGCGAAGACCAAGACCGAGAAGGCCGAGCAGGTCTTCCAGGCCAAGACCGAGCTCGCCACCTCGTCGCAGGCGGGCCTGCGTAAGCTGCTCACCGCCGAGCGCGCCGACTTCACCTCCTTCTGGATCGCCAACGCCATCCAGGTGACCGGCAACGCCAAGCTGGCCGAGGAGATCGCCAAGCGGCCCGAGGTGGACCGGATCGAGCCCAGCCAGGTCACCAAGGTGCCCGAGCCGCTGCCCGGCAAGGAGGTGGCGAAGATCAACGCGATCGAGTGGAACATCGACCGCGTCAACGCCCCCCGGGTCTGGGGCGAGCTCGGCGTCCGAGGCGAGGGCATCGTCGTGGCCAACATCGACACCGGCGTGCAGTTCGACCACCCCGCGCTGGCCGCCAAGTACCGGGGCAAGAACGCCGACGGAAGCGTCGACCACGCCTACAACTGGTTCGACCCGGCCGGGATCTGCTCCGGCACCGCGCCGTGCGACAACAACGGCCACGGCACCCACACCATGGGCACCATGGTGGGCGACGACGGCGGCGCCAACACCATCGGCGTCGCCCCCGGCGCGAAGTGGATCGCCGCCAAGGGCTGCGAGTCCACCAGCTGCTCGGACGCCTCGCTGCTGGCCGCCGGGCAGTGGGTGCTCGCGCCCACCGACCTGAACGGCGACAACCCGCGTCCCGACCTGGCACCGCACATCGTCAACAACTCCTGGGGCGGCGCCGGCTTCAACCCCTGGTACAAGGAGACCGTCGACGCCTGGGTCGCGGCGGGCATCTTCCCCGTCTTCGCCAACGGCAACGTCACGAACGCGGGCTGCAACTCCAGCGGCTCGCCCGGCCAGTACGTCGCCAGCTACAGCGCCGGCGCGTTCGACGTCAACAACACGATCGCGACCTTCTCCACCCGGGGTTCCGGCGAGAACGGCGAGATCAAGCCCAACCTCGCGGCCCCCGGCGTGAACGTGCGCTCGGCTGTGACGAACAGCGGTTACGGCGCCAACTCCGGCACGTCGATGGCCGCGCCGCATCTGGCGGCCACCGTCGCGCTGATGTGGTCGGCCTCTCCGGCCCTGCTGGGCGACATCGCCACCACGCGGGAACTGCTCGACCGGACCGCGATCGACGTCAACGACACGCGCTGCGGCGGCACCGCCGCCGACAACAACGTCTGGGGCGAGGGCAGGCTCGACGCGTTCGCCGCGGTCCAGGCCACCCCCGCCGGTGAGCTCGGCGGGCTGACCGGCACCGTCACCGCCGGCGGCACGCCGCTGGCCGCGGCGGCCGTCACCGTCACCGGTCCGCTGAACCGCACGACCACCACCGCGCAGGACGGTACGTACGCGCTGCCCCGCCTGCTGGCCGGCGACTACGAGCTCACGGTCAAGAAGTTCGGGTACGACGACGCCACCACCGTGACCGTCACCGTCGTGGCCGACCAGACGGTCACCCAGGACGTGTCGCTGACGCAGCGGGCCTCGGGCGCGGTCTCGGGCACGGTCACCGCCGCGGGCGCCGCCGAGCCGGGTGCCACGCTGACCGCGGTGGGCACCCCGGTCACCGCGGTCGCCGACGCGGCGGGCCGCTATCGGCTCACGCTGCCCAACGGCGACTACCAGCTGAAGGTCGCCCCGGGTTCCCGGTGCGCGGGAGAGCTCACCGTGCCGATCACGGTGAACGGCGACCTGACCAGGGACGTCGACCTGCCGCGCCGCACCGACACCTTCGGCTACACCTGTGACAGCGCCGCCGAGGCGTACGTCGCGGGCACCGCCAAGAGCGCGCTCACCGGCGACGACGCGGTCCAGCAGATCGCGCTGCCGTTCACCTTCCCGTTCTACGGCACCGGCTACACCGGCGCCTGGGTCAGCACCAACGGGTTCCTGTCCTTCAGGGAAAGCGCCGCCCTCGCGAGCAACGTGACCCTGCCCGCCACCGGCGCGCCCAACGCGGCGCTCTACCCCTACTGGGACGACCTCGTGCTGGACGACCAGTCCGGCATCTACACCGCCACCGTCGGGACCGCGCCGAACCGGACCTTCGTCGTCGAGTGGCGCAACGCCCGCTTCTACGCCGACGCCACCCAGCGCGTCTCGTTCTCGGCGCTGCTCGGTGAGAACGGCTCGGTCGGATACCGCTACGACAGCGTCGACAGCGAGCGCGACGCCGGGATCGGTGCCACGGTGGGCGTCGAGAACGCGGACGGCACCGACGCGCTGCAGTACTCCTTCAACAGCGCCGCGATCGGCGACGGCCAGAGCCTGACCTTCGGCGCGAGCCGGCACGGACTGCTGGCCGGCACCGTCACCGACGCCAACGACGGCGGGCCGCTGGCGGGCGCGACGGTGAAGGTCGGTGACGTGGCGACCTTCACCACCGGGGCGGACGGCACGTTCCTCGGGCAGATCCTGCTGGGCGACTACCAGGTCGAGGTCTCCAAGGAGAACTACGGGACCTTCACCCAGGAGGTCACCGTCACCGCCGGAGCCCGGACCCTGGCCGACACCGCGCTGGCCACCGGCCAGGTGACGGCCTCGGTCGCCGAGCTGACCCTGGTGCAGCCGGCGGAGACCACCAGGACGGGCACGGTCGAACTGTCCAACCTGGGCGTCACCACGGCCTACACCGTGGTCACCGACCCCGCCCAGGGCTGGCTGGGCGTGACCCCCGCCACCGGCGAACTCGCCAAGGGCAAGTCGGTGACGCTGAAGGTGACCGCCTCCAGCGCGGGTGTCCAGCCCGGCACCGTACGCACCGGCAAGCTGCTGGTTCGCTCGGCGAGCGGCCGCAACCCGCAGATCGAGATCCTCGTGACGATCGTGGTGCCCAAGCACCAGGTCGCCGTCGAGGTGGGCGGCACCAAGGACGTCGTCGACGCCACGGGTGACCGCTGGACCGCGGACCGCAAGCACAGCACCGGCGGTCACGGCTACGTCGGCACCAGTACCAAGACGAACACGGCGAGCAGGACGATCACCGGCACCACCGAGCAGGCGCTGTTCAGGAGCGTCCGCGAGGGGATGCTGGAGTACCGGTTCGACCAGGTGCCCAACGGCACCTACGCCGTCGAGCTGGGCTTCGCCGAGACCCGGGGCAAGCGCGAGGGCCAGCGCGTCTTCGACGTCATCGTCGAGGGTCAGCTCGCGATCCCCGCGCTGGACCTCGCCCTGGAGACCGGCGCGTACACCGCCACCACCCGGCAGTACACGGTGAAGGTCACCGACGGCCAGCTCAACGTGCGGTTCGCCAAGCGGATCGGCGACACCGTGCTCAACAGCGTCCGTATCTCCGAGCGTCCCGACAAGGCCACCCCGTAG